The sequence GCGGACAGGGTGGGCATCCAGCTCGTGAACACCGGCGCCTCCGGCACACAGACGGTGCTGGTCTACTCCGGCTCCTTCGGCGAGCACAGCTTCACCGAGGTGAAGCACCGCGATATCGACCGCTCCACGTACAACCTGAAGCTGGGAACGAAGGCGACCGTGACTGACCACGTTGTGCCGGTGAACGGCAAGTACTTCGCGGTCACGCTTCCGCCGGGCAAGGGCATCCGCGTGGAGGCCGGCATGAAGCGGTTCGTGAACAAGCCCAGCTATGCGTTCCCGTGGCACGGTGATATTATACCCGTGCCATTCCAGTAACATCCCAAGAAGTTAATCGCAAAGTACGCAGAGCACGCAAAGTAAAGACAAGAAGAAATGTTCTGGTTAGAACCTCTGCGCCCTTTGCGTACTCTGCGATTAAATCTTCTTGTTTGAAGAGGTCGGATGACTTCTCTCGATTGGCCGAAAATTGACCGGTGGATTATGGGCGAGTCGTGGGTCGGCTCGCGGCTCAGCGAGTACCTCGTTGAGCTGACCGACGGAATCGGCGCGCGCTGGGCCGGCACGGAGGGCGATATCCGCGCCGCGCACTACATCCGCGCCCTCATGGAGTCCTTTGGGCTGTACGCGCGCCTTGAGGAGTTCGAGCTCGATACCTGGGACCACGGCGCGTGCTCGGCGACTCTCGTTCCTCTCCCGGCTCCGCGGGAGAGGTCGGCGCGGCTCGGAGCGCCGGGTGAGGGCAGCCCCGGCTTTGTCTCCCCCTCGACGGGGGAGATGTCGCCGCCCTGGGCGACAGAGAGGGTGACGCCCCCGGCTTTCGTTCCTTTCCCTCAGGGACCACGATCTGATCGGGGTGGCCCAAAGGGTGAGGGTGTTTCCGAGGTCCCTCAGAGCGTCACCGTCCTCCCCATGCTCAACTGCCCGCCGCTCGACCTCAAGGCCCCGTTGATCGACGTCGGCTTCGGCATGCCGCACGAGCTCGACCCGATCCGGGATAAGCTTCGTGGCGCGGTCGCGGTCATGAACATGGGGCTGGAGCCTTTCAGCACTCCTCGTACGGTGGCGGACCGTATCCTCGACCTCGCCGAGGCGAAGTGCGCGGCGGTGATCGCCGTGGACGGCCGCAGCGGCGGGCGCATCGAGTACGACCGCGCGACGGACAAGCGCCGCGCCGAGCGGGCGGGGCTCATCCTGCCGCACCCGGCGCCGACCATCCAGACGCACAAGGAGGGCGGCATCGCCTTCCGCCGCGCCGCGAGGGCAGGGCAGAGCGTCCACATCAGGGTCGAGAGCCGTTCATTCAAAGCGTCGTGCTGGAACACCGTCGCCGACCTTCGCGGCTCGAAGTGGCCGGACGAGACACTCATCATCAGCGCCCACCACGACACCTACCCCAACTCCCCCGGCGCGGTGGACAACGGCTCCGGCTCGGTCGTCGTCATGGACGTCGCCCGCACCCTCGGCGCGATGCAGCGCGAGCTCGGCATTTCGCCGGGCCGCACCATCCGATTCTGCACCTTCAGCGGCGAAGAGCAAAACCACCAGGGCTCGGCGGCGTACGTGCGCCGCCACTATCCCGCTCCCTCTTCCTTCACCCCCTCGAAGGGGGAGATGTCGCCGCCCGCCCCTCTTGTATCTCCCCCTCAGGGGGAGATGTCGCCGCTTCGGGCGACAGAGAGGGTGTCGTCCGAGACGCCCCCCCGTTTCGTCATCAACCTGGACGAGGTCGCCGCTGGCCCCATCAAGGGCCTCGCGCTCCAGTTCCCGCACCTCCGTCCGCTCATGCAGAAGACGCTGGACGAGCTCGGGGAGGGGCTCAAGGCCCACGTCATGCCGATGCTCGACCACACCAACGACGGCTTCTCGTTCGCCCGCAGCGCCATCCCGTACGCCATCCTGTGGCGCTGGCGCTTCGTCGGCCGCCACCCGGACGCCGACTTCCGCGCCGAGCCGTGGGACACCGCGGACAAAGTGCGTATCCGCGAGCTCAAGGAGTACGGCGCCTACCTTGCGCGCATCCTCCTCCGCCTCTCGCACGTGCCACCGGAGTCGTGGCCCCCCAACCCGGTCACGGTGGCCCAGGTGGAGGCGCAGATCAAGCAGGAGATAGGGAAGATACAGCGGGTGATGTAGAGGTGGGCGAAGACGACTTTGCGAATTCATCTATGTATCTGAGAAGGCCAGACGATTTAGGGGGCTTTCGATGACCATCGCGAAAAAGGCTGCAACAATTCCCATTCTTATATTGTTGTGTCTTGGCTTGCTGACTTGTTCGTGTGGATTGAATTCCGCGCCAATTGTGGGCAAATGGGAACAGTCGGGACAGAACGGTACCATCGAATTCCTGAAAGACGGCAGGATGATCGTAGACACCGGGAATGTTGCTGTGACCGGGACTTATGAAATAGTCGGCGAAGAATAACTCAAAGTTAGTATCGATGGGGCTAGCGGTTCCTTGGTCAGCCTTTTTGTCGGGGACACATGGAAATTTAATGTTTCGGCTGACACTCTGACCCTGCAAATCCAAGGCGAAGTTTCTACGCTCAAACGAGTTCAACGAGCCGGCACGTCTTTGGTAAATGTGCCAACGGCCCGTCCCACCAGTAACGCATCTATCGCACGAGCTAATTCGACGAGTGTTCCAACACCAAGAGCGACGGCAACAAGGGTACGAACTGGTTTGCCCACCACTGCTCCTGTGCCCACCCAACTGGGTTCGCAAGTTCATGATCTCAGAATCAGAAACTTCACTCATATCTCAACAACTATCAGGGCCGGGGAGTTCATTCAATGGATTAACGGGGACCAGCCCCTGCATACAGTTACTCATGTCCCGCAGAGCAATAATGACACCACTGTATTTCATAGTGGGAACATCGCGCCAGATGGAAGTTTTCTTTTCCGGTTCACGTCTCCAGGAACCTACAATTACCAATGTCTTATTCATCCAATAACTATGAATGGTACAATAACGGTCAAAGACTGAGAAGAATTATGAACAGCTATACTACCCTCACCACCATAACCGCCACCCAGACCGCCCCGCCGCCCACATGGGCCATCCTTGAGCGCAGGCTCTTTGACCTGAACGAGGACTCCGTGCGCCTTGTGATGGAGAAGTACTACAGCCCGAGCGGCTTCATGTACTACGCGGACGATGTGGACGACCTGTATGAAAGGATTCAGAACTGGGGGCTGTTCTACGCGATGGGCGGCCACAAGGACGTGCTCACCTCCGCCCTCCTGAGCTGGAACGCAACGACGCGCTCCAACGCCGGCCCGAACACCAACCCCATATTCGACTGGTATTTGCCGCAGACGCACAACGAGTACTACTGCCTCTGGAACCAGAAGGAGTCCACCTGGATTCCCGGCCGGCGTATGGTGAACGAGTGGCACCACCAGGGCGAGGGCAACATGGCCATCTACCACTTCGGCCTCGGCATACCCACAGATCCGGAGAACCACCAGCGCGCCCGTCGCTTCGCGGCGATGTTCATGGGCGACGACCCCGAGGCGCCGAACTGGGACCCCAAGCACAAGATCATCCGCTCGCCGTTCCAGACGAGCAAAGGCCCCGTGTTCGCGATCACCACGCCGAACGTCGTTGCGTTCCTGCACGGCAGCCGCGCCATCGACCGCGACCCCGGCTACCGCTTCAAGCCGATGGGCGTGATGTCCACGCTTCGCCCGGTCGTGAAGGACCTTGAGGAGGGGTGGTGGCTCAAGGTGGACCGTGCGAACGAGATCGCGAACCTGTTCAACAAGATCATCCTCAACGGCGACATCGCGAACAACCTCGCGGTGACCTCGCTCATCACCAACGCGTACCTGTACACGGGCGACGACAAGTACAAGAACTGGGTGACAGACTACGTCCAGGTCTGGATGGACCGCATCAAGAAGAACAACGGCATCATCCCGGATAACGTCGGGCCTACCGGCAAGATCGGCGAGATGCGCGAGGGCCAGTGGTGGGGCGGCCTGTTCGGCTGGAGCTACTACATGGGCTACAACATCATATTCCATGGCCTCACCGCCGCGGCCGAGGCAGCCCTGATGATGACCGGCGACAACGGCTACCTCGATCTCCTGCGGTCGCAGATCAAGGTGCTGCTGGACAACTCGCGCAAGGCCGAGAACGGCCAGCTCCTCACGCCCGTCCGCTACGACGAGGACGGCTGGTACTTCGGCAAGAACAAAGTGGAGCAGTCCTCCGCCGAGCCGATGCGCCTCAAAGACCTCGCCCACCTGTACCACGCTTCGCTATCCGCCGAGGACCGCCAGCTCATCACCCGCGTCCGCGACAGCGATGTCACGCGAGAATGGAACAAGGTGCTCGCCCGCGATGAGAAGGACCAGGGCGAGACGGAGATGCCGCGCTTCCAGTACTACGACGGCAAGAACCCCACATGGCCCACCGATGTGCTCTCCGTAGAGTACGAGCGCGCGCTGGAGTTCAACGTGCGCGCCCGCGAGGAGCAGCGCACCGTGGAGGAGCTGGTGAAGGTCAACTACTGCCCGCCCAACCCGGTCGTTACGAAGGGCCTTACGCAGGTCATGTTCGGCGCGCCGCACAACGTCTACAACGGCACGCTCCTCCGGGCCACGGTGCGGTACTTCGACGCCGACCGCAAGCGCGCCGGCCTGCCGCAGGACGTCGCCGCGCTGGTAGATGAGATCAAAGCCGATAAAGTCGGCGTGAACCTTGTCAACCTGAGCCGCAGCGAGACGCGCAACGTCATTCTCCAGGCCGGCGCATTCGGGGAACACAGTTTCACGGAAATCCGGGGGGGTGCTGGGGGCTGGGTGCTGGGGACTGGAGTTTCTGACCTGACCCAGCACCCAACACCCAGCACCCAGCACCCTCTGGCTGTCCACGGCCAGTACTTCACGGTTACGCTCCCGCCCTCCACCAGCATCCGCTTAGAGGCCGGCATGAAGCGCTTCGTAAACAAGCCGTCCTACGCCCACCCGTGGCACGGCGGCAAGATCACGATCCCCCGCCACGACAAATGGAGGGGCTACACCGGCACGCTGGGGTAGGGGGAGGGGGTATTATGGCAGGCTCCGCCTGAGAGGGTGTTCCTCTCCCGGCTCTGCGGGAGAGGTGGTCCGGCTTTGCGGACCGGTGAGGGCGGCTGTTTTGACCCTGACAGAGAGGTCCGACATGAAGACGGATAAGTACCTCACCGAACTTGCCCGCGACATGCGACGGTCGATGACGCCCGCGGAGTTCTTGCTCTGGAAGCACATCAACAACAGGCAACTGAACGGTCTGAAATTCCGTAGGCAGCAGCCTATCCAGAACTATATTGCCGACTTTGCCTGTAAAGAAATCAAGCTGATTATCGAACTCGATG comes from SAR202 cluster bacterium and encodes:
- a CDS encoding M28 family peptidase, producing the protein MTSLDWPKIDRWIMGESWVGSRLSEYLVELTDGIGARWAGTEGDIRAAHYIRALMESFGLYARLEEFELDTWDHGACSATLVPLPAPRERSARLGAPGEGSPGFVSPSTGEMSPPWATERVTPPAFVPFPQGPRSDRGGPKGEGVSEVPQSVTVLPMLNCPPLDLKAPLIDVGFGMPHELDPIRDKLRGAVAVMNMGLEPFSTPRTVADRILDLAEAKCAAVIAVDGRSGGRIEYDRATDKRRAERAGLILPHPAPTIQTHKEGGIAFRRAARAGQSVHIRVESRSFKASCWNTVADLRGSKWPDETLIISAHHDTYPNSPGAVDNGSGSVVVMDVARTLGAMQRELGISPGRTIRFCTFSGEEQNHQGSAAYVRRHYPAPSSFTPSKGEMSPPAPLVSPPQGEMSPLRATERVSSETPPRFVINLDEVAAGPIKGLALQFPHLRPLMQKTLDELGEGLKAHVMPMLDHTNDGFSFARSAIPYAILWRWRFVGRHPDADFRAEPWDTADKVRIRELKEYGAYLARILLRLSHVPPESWPPNPVTVAQVEAQIKQEIGKIQRVM